In the Vitis vinifera cultivar Pinot Noir 40024 chromosome 2, ASM3070453v1 genome, one interval contains:
- the LOC100257507 gene encoding uncharacterized protein LOC100257507, with amino-acid sequence MVGIFSRFSVSRAAHRRTQSALDERELLPSNSEVTGAANAVAVAAAVAPHGIEVAVEFKPVEHPTEPLDNDRPVQCPLPEPSILNDGRIWKERVSASVRRRSDLSVMKEGNFLESEAAGKPPRPPQSNRLILPSLSAPEHNLLNLLEECNSSGI; translated from the exons ATGGTGggcattttctcaagattttcTGTCAGCAGAGCTGCCCATCGAAGAACCCAAAGTGCTCTT GATGAGAGAGAATTGTTGCCCTCAAATTCTGAGGTTACTGGTGCAGCTAATGCTGTGGCTGTGGCTGCTGCTGTTGCTCCTCATGGGATTGAAGTTGCAGTGGAGTTTAAGCCAGTTGAACACCCAACAGAACCTCTTGATAATGATCGACCAGTTCAATGTCCGCTACCTGAACCCTCAATTCTTAAT GATGGTAGAATATGGAAGGAGCGAGTGTCAGCGAGTGTACGCAGAAGGTCTGACCTCTCAGTTATGAAGGAAGGCAACTTCCTTGAATCTGAAGCTGCCGGTAAACCACCAAGGCCACCCCAATCCAATCGTCTGATTCTACCATCTCTTAGTGCCCCTGAACACAATCTCCTTAACCTTCTTGAAGAATGTAATTCATCTGGGATCTAG